In Nitrospira sp. MA-1, the following proteins share a genomic window:
- a CDS encoding urease accessory protein UreF encodes MLTISELMRVLQFGDSVLPVGSFTFSNGLESAVEHGVVHDLASLRQFVRIAIDQAATSDGIAVLAAFRAACAGDNARIDQADHAVFNRKLNEEIRTMTVRMGRKLAEMADRVVGPTIASAWLCRITAHETPGCYPIGQALVFASLGLSEQDAFAVHQYGLASMMLAASLRLMKLHYLDAQAVLFEINSEAGVAYQRIATSSLEDMATFAPVIDILASSHVQAKVRMFMN; translated from the coding sequence ATGCTGACCATCTCCGAGCTGATGCGTGTTCTGCAGTTCGGCGATTCGGTGCTGCCGGTCGGGTCATTTACGTTCTCAAATGGATTGGAGTCGGCCGTGGAGCATGGGGTGGTGCACGACCTCGCATCGCTACGACAGTTTGTGCGAATCGCCATCGACCAGGCAGCGACCTCGGACGGCATCGCGGTGCTTGCCGCGTTCCGCGCAGCCTGTGCGGGCGACAATGCCCGGATCGACCAGGCGGACCATGCGGTCTTTAATCGCAAGCTGAACGAGGAGATACGAACGATGACCGTGCGTATGGGCCGCAAGCTGGCGGAGATGGCTGATCGCGTGGTGGGGCCTACTATTGCCAGTGCGTGGCTGTGCCGGATTACGGCTCATGAGACGCCAGGCTGTTACCCGATTGGCCAGGCACTGGTTTTTGCCTCGCTTGGGCTTTCGGAGCAGGACGCCTTCGCGGTGCACCAGTATGGTCTGGCCAGTATGATGCTTGCTGCATCGCTGCGCCTCATGAAGCTGCATTACCTGGATGCCCAGGCTGTCCTCTTCGAGATTAACTCCGAAGCCGGGGTCGCCTACCAACGTATTGCCACCAGCTCACTTGAGGACATGGCAACCTTCGCGCCGGTGATCGACATTCTGGCATCTTCGCAT